From the Hydrogenispora ethanolica genome, the window AATTGCGGAAACATGCCCTTTTACCATTTTATTTACACCCGTGGCCATCACCCGGTATGCGCCTTGAAACTTCTCTTCAGAAACATAGACATCGATATCTCCGGCATCATGCTGTTCTGACATATGATTCATTTCGTTGATCAGATCCCGCAACGTTGCCACAACTTGTTTGATGCTGATGGCCAATACATCCTGGTCGGATTTAGGCTGTAACTGGACGTTCAAATCTCCTTTCGCAATGCTGACGGCGGCTTGCGCTCCTTCCCGGATGTTGTTGACCATGATATTAAATGCACTCCCCAAGCTGCCGATTTCATCTTGAGACGTAACGGCTACTTGAACATCGCAATCTCCCAGGGCCATTTTTTCCGTGGCGGTAATGAGTTTTTGAATGGGTTGTTTAATGAGGCGCTGGGATAGATAATTTGATACCAATAATCCGGCAATAATGCAGATGAGCAGCAAAATTAAAATTCCTAAAGCCAATTGGTTGCTTAGGTGGGTATATTGGGAAATCGGGGTATAACTGATTAAATATAACGGCCGGGCCGGATCTTTGGCATAGGCGGCGATATATTTTTGGCCGTCCAGCGTTACAAAATCTGTACCCTTGCTATTGGCTTTGACGGTTTCAAAGAAACGGGATGGATCGCCGCCGGCTTTGCCAAAGTTATATTTCATAATTTGTTTCTGATTCTGCGAGGCGATAACCAAGCCATCCGCATCGAGGATAATGGACTTTATCATTTTATCCTGGCCACTGTCAATGATTTTCCGGGTGAGATTATTCAGTTCGATGGACATCACAAATATGGTGTTGTCATTGACCGGGATATAATTGACCATGACCGGGCGGCCGGTGGCTGGAGAAATCCGAATGAAGCCCAGCAACTGGTCTTGCTGTTTGTTTACTTTACCGACGGCCTTTCCGTGGATGCTGTCGACAATGGCAACTTGTTTATAATAAAACAACAGATTTTCATAGATGCCGTTTCCTCGCTCAAACTCACTTTCCAGCACTGAAGCAATGCGTTGTAGTTTGCTTTTATCCATCGGCTGGCCGTTATTGAGTCCCGCAAAGAAATCTTTCATATAGGGTTGTTCGGCCATCGCTTGAGCCAATTCTTCCATGCTGTTGAACTTCTGGTTTAATTTATCCAGTTTTTCATCGGTGACCGCGACCAGATTTTTTTCAATTTCACCAGCGATTGAGTCGGTTACTTTGGTATTGAAAAAGATGAGGATGAGGATTGCCGGGATAATCAGAAAAGCATTGAGCAAAAGAATAATTTTAAACGATAAGGAACTTGAAGTTTTTTTAAACAACATCCTTGTTGCCCCCAATATTTTGTCATTCCTCCGAGAGAATTGCATAATTTAAAAAATAATCTTTTGCCTACAATCTATCGATAGATATATCCGGGCTTTGTACTGTATATTGTGGTCACAGCTTATTAAGGTAATTATGCAATTCTCTGATTCAACTTATTGCCGCGACTTAAAATGCTCTACTTGTACTTCGGAAAGTCAGTGCCGTTTCGGCTCATGGCGATGCTAATTTTGTTTTGATTTCCACCAAAACTTTTTCATAGTTTTCGGACAAGATTTGAATATCGGCCGGCGTCGCCCGGTCCATATGCATTCCGACGGTCACATTGACAGTGCGTTGCAACCATGCCGCCAATTTCAGGGCCGCTTTCCGCGCCAGCTCATCTTCTTTGTGGCCGACCACGCATAATACGCTGGCGGATGCCGAAGTAGACTCGGCATCCGCCAGACTTTTACGGGGCACGGCCAAAGCCGTGGCCCCGATATGGTAAGTTTGACCGCCGCCAATGTATACGCTCAAATCGTCGCCGCAAAGGATGACTTCGGCTTCGACTCCATGAGGCCATTGGCCGGCTTGGACATGAAAGCGCCGTATCATTCTAGCATGCTCCTGTCCACGGAATAAACCGCTGATGATCGAGGCCGAATTGGGTTAGTATTTTACCGATGACATGATTGATCTGGTCTTCCAACGCTTGTGGCCCGTTATAAAAGGTCAGCATCGGCGGCACCAGGACACAGCCCAGGTCCGCGGCAGTTTTCATATTCAGGACATGGATTTTTCCCAAGGGCATTTCGCGCGGCACCAGCACCACTTTCCGGCCTTCCTTTAAACAGACGTCGGCGGCGCGGACCATCAGATTTTCCGCATACCCGGTCGCGATGGCCGAAAGTGTTTTCATGCTGCAGGGAATGACGATCATGCCATCCGTTTTAAAGGAACCGCTGGCGATGCACGCCGTCATCTGATGATTGTCATGACAGAAATCGGCGGTTTCATACAACGTTTCCAGCGGAATATCGGTTTCCAAGGCCCAAGTCCGCTTGGCGGCTTCGGAGACCACCAGATGCACCTCGGTATTTTCCAGTTCTTTGAGCGCCTGCAACAGATAACGGCTCATGATGACGCCGCTGGCGCCCGATACTCCGACAATGAATCGCTTCATATTTTTCAGTCCTTCACCCATACTTTGATCCGGCGCGGCGGAATGGATATCCGCTATTCATCCCGCCGCCCGGGTTAACACTTATAACAGTCCTACCATCTTCCACCAGGGGATTTCCACCAACAGCATCACGATAAACACCACGGCGATTAACGGGATGCCCAACCGGATCGTTTCCTTCTGGGTATACATGCCGTTCTCCTCGCCCTGGCCGACCAGCATGTTAAGGTGTTGAAAGGGGAAGATGTAATGAATGGCAATGGCCGTATAGACAAGAAGCGTAGTGACCAAGGGATTGATTCCCATGGGTCCGGTGAAAACCAGCAAGGCCGGAATCGCGACGCCCATGACCGCGATCACGCTTCCGAGCAACATATGGATGACGATGGAGACCGCGGCGATAAAAGCAGCCAAGATAAAGATATTATGCGGCACCGTGGGGGGAAGAATGGTGTTGGCGATCCAGGTATTCATCCCGGTGACCCCGCCGACTTTGCCGATGGCCATGGCCGCTGTTAAAAACAGCAACACGTGGATTGGAACCTCGCCCCAGTTTTTGGGGGTCAATACTTCGCCAATCCAGGGCAAACTCATGAACATCGCAATGATTAAGGTAATCCAGCCGATATTGATCCCGTGAATCGAATCGGTCAGCCATAATAAAATTGCAATCGAAAGCCAGATTAAAGTCCGGATTTCCTTGCCGGTGAGCTTGCCCA encodes:
- a CDS encoding UbiX family flavin prenyltransferase is translated as MKRFIVGVSGASGVIMSRYLLQALKELENTEVHLVVSEAAKRTWALETDIPLETLYETADFCHDNHQMTACIASGSFKTDGMIVIPCSMKTLSAIATGYAENLMVRAADVCLKEGRKVVLVPREMPLGKIHVLNMKTAADLGCVLVPPMLTFYNGPQALEDQINHVIGKILTQFGLDHQRFIPWTGAC